The Arachis hypogaea cultivar Tifrunner chromosome 19, arahy.Tifrunner.gnm2.J5K5, whole genome shotgun sequence genome has a window encoding:
- the LOC112777815 gene encoding uncharacterized protein — MILGATPFTKRILKAKLPKGFDKPTYMKNDGTKDPQENLTTFEARMNLEEAADAVRCRAFPVTLAGSAIKWFNALSIGSITSFHDISRKFMSQFTTRITKAKHPISLLGVTQRQDESTRKYLDRFNDECLTVDRLTDSVVSLCLTNGLMNEDFQKHLTTRPVWTMHKFQSITKEYTNDEEARQLKKKTGGNKTLYWDYHRGYRHRTQDCFDLKDALEQAIRDGKLPEFAKIIREPKCAERERSPERERRNPRTQRQATRESPEIDPTIVVNVITGKNTPGKSKSVLLKKDLKILAVKNLNPTATTNKTITFSPEDCQHGTLAEDAPFIISAKIETGLVRRILVDTGANSNILFRRAFHKLGLRHDNLQTHRNGVTGLGDNFLKPDGSIVLPLTIGTRDQRKIILSEFVVLKDSTAYNVILGRKIINNLSAVIFTNSSS, encoded by the exons ATGATATTGGGAGCTACTCCCTTTACTAAAAGAATCCTGAAAGCAAAACTCCCTAAAGGCTTCGACAAACCCACATATATGAAGAACGACGGAACCAAGGATCCCCAGGAAAACCTAACGActttcgaggccaggatgaacctggaagaGGCCGCTGACGCGGTCCGATGTAGggccttcccggtaaccctagCTGGGTCcgcaatcaaatggttcaacgccctctcCATCGGATCTATAACTAGTTTCCACGATATCTCGCGAAAATTCATGTCCCAATTCACCACCAGAATCACAaaagccaaacaccccatcagcttgTTGGGAGTCACCCAGAGACAGGATGAGTCAACAAGAAAATACCTCGATCGCTTCAATGACGAGTGCTTAACGGTCGACAGACTCACGGACTCAGTCGTGAGCCTTTGCCTAACTAACGGGCTCAtgaatgaagacttccaaaaacacCTCACTACCAGACCAGTGTGGACCATGCACAAGTTTCAGAGCATCACAAAGGAGTACACAAACGACGAAGAG GCCCGACAGCTCAAGAAAAAAACAGGCGGCAACAAGACCCTGTACTGGGACTACCACCGAGGATACAGACATAGGACACAAGACTGTTTTGACCTAAAAGACGCCCTCGAGCAAGCCATACGAGACGGAAAGCTCCCCGAGTTCGCCAAAATTATCAGGGAACCAAAATGCGCAGAAAGAGAAAGATCACCAGAAAGAGAAAGACGTAATCCGAGGACTCAGAGACAAGCCACCAGGGAAAGCCCAGAGATAGACCCGACCATCGTCGTGAACGTCATCACGGGTAAAAACACCCCGGGAAAATCAAAATCAGTACTACTCAAAAAAGATCTCAAGATCTTGGCAGTCAAGAACCTAAACCCAACTGCCACCACTAATAAAACAATAACATTCTCCCCCGAGGACTGCCAGCACGGCACCTTGGCTGAAGACGCCCCTTTCATCATTTCGGCAAAGATCGAAACCGGGCTAGTCAGAAGAATACTGGTGGACACGGGAGCAAACTCCAACATCCTCTTTAGAAGAGCCTTCCACAAGCTCGGGCTCCGCCATGAcaacctccaaacacaccgcAACGGAGTCACCGGACTCGGAGATAACTTCCTCAAACCAGATGGCTCCATTGTCCTCCCCCTCACCATAGGGACAAGAGATCAAAGGAAAATAATCCTATCTGAGTTCGTGGTCCTTAAGGATTCCACCGCCTACAACGTAATCCTTGGAAGAAAAATAATCAACAACCTCTCTGCCGTCATCTTCACAAATTCCTCCTCATGA